A window of Hippoglossus stenolepis isolate QCI-W04-F060 chromosome 18, HSTE1.2, whole genome shotgun sequence contains these coding sequences:
- the adora2ab gene encoding adenosine A2a receptor b, which yields MLKSDQLVYIVLELVIACLAVAGNILVCWAVCLNSNLQTITNFFLVSLAVADIAVGLLAIPFAISISTGFCANFYGCLFIACFVLVLTQSSIFSLLAIAVDRYIAIKNPLRYNSLVTGQRAKAIITLCWVLSVVIGLTPMLGWNTGLNTEAATNTSSTCPNSLCECLFERVVTMDYMVYFNFFCCVLVPLLVMLVIYANIFMAAQHQLRMIGFKAAHMPALAVVTSPSSSTRSTLQKEVHAAKSLSIIVGMFAFCWLPVHIINCFNHMCPDCNRPDIWLMNIAIILSHANSVVNPFIYAYRIREFRETFRRILSQHILGQGDMHGLGDGRGVGSSRSSIVRTSSSSRTSKESSCGTVVNSYILDPGSKQTKANQEASCHWTTKLDSAPGGHTPNCHQIRSGSLTQQLPCIMGFAAQEGKESDTYFGGTTDALELRDSGSGITFVNVHAAFLKQTDCTCSAELTEVS from the exons ATGCTGAAGAGTGACCAGCTGGTCTATATTGTCCTGGAGCTGGTGATCGCCTGCCTGGCTGTGGCTGGAAACATCCTGGTGTGCTGGGCCGTCTGCCTTAACTCCAACCTGCAGACCATCACCAACTTCTTTTTGGTGTCACTGGCTGTGGCTGATATCGCTGTAGGGCTGCTGGCAATTCCCTTCGCCATCAGCATCAG TACCGGCTTCTGTGCAAACTTCTACGGCTGCTTGTTCATCGCCTGCTTCGTGCTCGTGCTCACCCAGAGCTCCATCTTCAGCCTTCTGGCCATCGCTGTGGACCGCTACATCGCCATCAAGAACCCGCTCAG GTACAACAGCCTGGTGACAGGGCAGAGGGCGAAGGCCATCATCACCCTGTGCTGGGTCCTCTCAGTGGTCATCGGCCTGACTCCGATGCTGGGCTGGAACACAG GTTTGAACACCGAAGCCGCCACCAACACAAGCAGCACCTGCCCAAATAGCCTGTGCGAGTGTCTGTTCGAAAGAGTGGTCACCATGGACTACATGGTCTATTTCAACTTCTTTTGCTGTGTGCTGGTGCCTCTGCTGGTCATGCTGGTCATCTATGCCAACATCTTCATGGCCGCGCAGCACCAGCTCCGGATGATTGGTTTCAAAGCTGCACACATGCCCGCTCTTGCAGTGGTAACCTCACCTTCGAGCTCAACTCGCTCCACCCTGCAGAAGGAGGTGCATGCCGCCAAGTCACTGTCCATCATTGTGGGGATGTTTGCCTTTTGCTGGCTTCCAGTGCACATCATCAACTGTTTCAACCACATGTGTCCCGACTGCAATCGCCCAGACATCTGGTTGATGAACATCGCCATCATCCTCTCGCATGCTAACTCCGTTGTGAATCCCTTCATCTATGCCTATCGCATTCGGGAGTTCAGGGAGACCTTCCGGAGGATCCTGTCCCAGCACATCCTGGGGCAGGGGGATATGCATGGGCTTGGCGATGGCAGAGGTGTtgggagcagcaggagcagcatcGTCAggacttcttcctcttcccgcACCAGTAAAGAGTCATCATGTGGCACTGTAGTAAACAGTTACATCCTAGACCCTGGTTCAAAGCAAACCAAAGCTAACCAGGAGGCATCTTGCCACTGGACCACAAAGTTAGACTCTGCACCAGGTGGCCACACACCCAACTGTCACCAAATAAGAAGCGGTTCACTAACACAGCAGCTGCCGTGCATCATGGGATTTGCTGCGCAGGAAGGAAAAGAGTCAGACACATATTTCGGGGGAACAACAGATGCTTTGGAGCTGAGAGACAGTGGGAGTGGTATTACTTTTGTGAATGTTCATGCCGCTTTCTTAAAACAGACGGACTGCACCTGCTCTGCAGAGCTTACAGAAGTCTCATGA